Proteins found in one Triticum aestivum cultivar Chinese Spring chromosome 4D, IWGSC CS RefSeq v2.1, whole genome shotgun sequence genomic segment:
- the LOC123099714 gene encoding basic blue protein → MAAWGRGNAAGSKALVAGAAFLCMAAVLLAATPAAEAGATTYLVGDAAGWTRNVDYGGWLAGKIFRAGDVLVFKYNSTFHDVAWVSKGGYKKCVVSPKGYAPVYRNGYDAVALPRGTHYFICGVPGHCSAGMKLAVTVY, encoded by the exons ATGGCGGCTTGGGGAAGAGGCAATGCAGCTGGCAGTAAGGCGCTTGTCGCCGGCGCCGCGTTCCTGTGCATGGCCGCGGTGCTCCTGGCGGCCACCCCTGCCGCCGAGGCGGGGGCGACGACGTACCTTGTCGGCGACGCCGCCGGGTGGACGCGCAACGTCGACTACGGCGGGTGGCTGGCCGGCAAGATCTTCCGCGCCGGCGACGTGCTCG TGTTCAAGTACAACAGCACGTTCCACGACGTGGCGTGGGTGAGCAAGGGCGGGTACAAGAAGTGCGTCGTGTCGCCCAAGGGGTACGCCCCGGTGTACCGCAACGGCTACGACGCGGTCGCGCTGCCCAGGGGCACGCACTACTTCATCTGCGGCGTGCCGGGCCACTGCAGCGCCGGCATGAAGCTCGCCGTCACCGTCTACTGA